In Blattabacterium cuenoti, the genomic window AAGATAAAAATATAAAAAACTTCATCGCTTTTCCAAAAAATAATTATGGAAAAGATGTAATGATAAATGCTCCATCTTTTTTAGAAAAAGAAAAATTAAAAGAGTTACATTTGCGTTAAATGATTTTGATATCGCAGACAAGATTGTTGATATACAGAGATAGCTTCTTTTCTATTTTTCCAATTTCCTATTTTCACTTTTTTGTTTTCTAAATCTTTATATACTAAAAAAAAATGCTCTATCTCTTTTTTAGTATGTAAAGCAATCTCATCAATATCATTTATCCTATTATAATTAGGATCTGCAACAGGAACACAAATAATCTTTTCATCCTCTCCTTTTTCGTCTGTCATGAAAAAAATTCCTATAGGTTTTACTTCTATTAAACAACCTGGAATTGTAGGTTCTGTCAAAAAAACTAACACATCTAATGGATCTCCATCCATAGAAAGAGTTTTTGGAATAAAACCATAATCTGTGGGATAACTCATAGGAGAGTACAATACCCGATCCAATCGAATTAGATTATTTTTTTTGTCAAATTCATATTTATTTCTACTCCCTTTGGGAATTTCAATAAGTGCATCAAAACTGAATTTCATAATTTTATATTTATATTTTTATATAACAATTAAATTTTTCTAAATATAGAGCTACTTTTTTAGCAAAACATCCACCTAAAACTCCATCTATTACACGATGATCATAAGAATGAGACAAATAAATTTTGTGTCTTATTCCTATTATATCTCCATCTGGAGTTTCTATAATAGATAATTTTTTTTGAATTAAACCTATAGCCATAATAGCTACCTGCGGTTGATGTATAATTGGTGTTCCAAAAAGATTTCCAAAACTTCCAATATTACTAATTGTATAAGTTCCTCCTTGAGTTTCTTCAGGTTTTAATTGATTAGATTTCGCCCTTTTTATCAAATCATTGATAATTTTTATTAATCCTACTAAATTATAAGAATCTGCATTTTTGATTACAGGAACAATTAAATTCCCGTTGGGTAAAGCTGTAGCTAATCCTATATGAATATTTCTTTTTTTTATTATATTTGTTCCATTGACAGAAATATTTATCATGGGGTGATCTTTTATAGCTTTTACTACGCATTCCACGAAAACAGACATAAGAGTTAATTTTTCTCCCGTATTTTTTTGAAATGTATCTTTTATTTTCTCTCTCCATTTTACTATATTAGTGACATCTGCTTCTACAAAAGAAGTGACATGTGCAGAAATATTTTTACTGTTCATCATATGTTCTGCAGTTATCCTACGCATTCTATCCATTTCAATTACTTCTTCCTTTTGATTATGATTTGTATTTTTATTATTATTACATGAAAATAAAATTCTATCATATTCATATTTAGGGATAATAATTCTGTTTTTTTTAATATGAATATACTTTAATATATCTTTCTTAGTAACACGTCCCTTATCTCCAGTTCCTTCTATTGTTTCCAATTCATAGAAACTGATCCCTTCTCTATGAGCAATAGTACGTACAAGAGGAGAATAAAAACGTTTTTTATTCTTTTCTATTATTGTAAGATCCTCTAACTCTAAAGAAAATTTTTCTTCCGTTTCTAAAATAGCTATGAAACTTCCTACTTTAGCAACTTCATTAGGAGAAAATAGTTTCTTTTTTAATATACCATTTACAGGAGAAGATATTTCAGAATCTACTTTATCTGTAGCTATTTCTACTAAAAGATCTTCTTTTTTTATAGGATCTCCCTCCTCCTTTAACCAACGAATGATAGTAGCCTCAGCTATACTTTCACCCATGGCTGGAAGGGTCAAATTATACTCGGCCATCTAGATTAATCGTTTTATATTTGCAGATACTGATCAGATTTTACAATCTAATCTAATTAAAATAGAAAATTTACAAAATCAAAAATAATAAATTCATTTTAAAAAATGAAAATTCTTTCTTTAAATCAAATTAGAAAAGCCGATCAATATTGTATTGATTCCGAATTAATTTCTCCTATTCAATTAATGGAAAGAGCAGCTAAAAGTTGTTTTGATTGGATTATTCATAATAAATATTTTAAAATTAGAAAAATTCCATTTATAGTATTAGTCGGAAATGGAAATAATGGAGGAGATGGACTGTATTTATCTTATATGTTACATTTATACGGAGCAATAGTTTCAGTATATGCAGTTAACATTTCTAATCATTTTTCAAATGAGTTTTTAATCAATAAACATAAAATATTACAACATAAAATAACTTTTAAAACAATTTATAAAGGGGAAAAATTTCCTTTTTTAAATCAAAAAAGTTATTTGATTGATGCCATTTTTGGAATAGGATTCAATCGTGAAATTAATCAATATTGGAAATCTTTTTTTCACTATATTAACGAAAAAAAATTTCTAGCAGTTATATCTATAGATATCCCATCTGGACTATTTATGGAAAAAAATAATGAAGATTTTAAAGGGATAATAAAAGCTACACACACTTTAACATTTCAAGTTCCAAAATTACCTTTTTTATTACCAAAATACGCAGATTATGTTGGAAAATGGTATTTAATAAACATTGGATGGAAAAATGATTTTTTTCGTAAAATACAAACTCAAAATTTTTATGTAGATAATGTATATATTCATGCTATATATAAAAAAAAAGTAAGAAAAAAATTTTCACATAAAGGAAATTATGGACATGGAATAATTATAGGAGGAAGTTTCGGTATGATAGGATCTATTATTCTTTCTGCCACAGCTAGTTTTCGTACTGGAATAGGAAAATTAAGTGTATATGTTCCTTATTGTGGTTATCAAATTATACAAAATGCACTTCCAGAAGCCATTGTAAATACAGACGAAAAAAAATATTGTATAAGTAATATTGTTATTTCTAATGATAATATAAATGCAATAGGAATAGGAATGGGTATGGGAATTCATCCCAAAACTGTATACGCTCTAGAATCTTTTTTACTAAAAAAAAAAAAAATCCCTATGGTGATAGATGCAGATGCTATAAATATCTTATCATATCAATTACAATTATTGGATCTTCTTCCGGAAGGAACTATTCTTACTCCACATCCAAAAGAATTTCAGAAATTATGTAAAAAATTATGGAAAAATGATTATGAAAAATTATATCTATTAAAAGAAATGTCTACAAAATATAAAATTTTTATTGTATTAAAAGGTGCATATTCCGTTATTTCAACACCTAATGGAAATCTTTATTTTAATAGTACAGGAAATGCAGGAATGGCAACAGCCGGTAGTGGAGATGTTCTCACTGGAATGATAATGAGTTTGTTATCTCAAGGATATTCTCCGGAAGAATCATGTATAATGGGAGTTTATTTACATGGATTATCAGGAGATATTGCTTCAAAAAAATTAAGTGAAGAAGCTATCATAGCTAATGATATTATTAATCATATAGGGGAAGCTTTTTTAAAAATTAAGGCTTGAGTTTATTTATTGCACATTTTTTGCTTGATATGATATTATATGTCAGGGTATACAATAAAATTATGATTATTGTCAATAAACTAATTTTAGAAAGAAAGTCTCCATGTTTAATGTAAAAAGTTTTCTTATCATTGAGATATATTTTATTATATAAAAAACCTTCTTTTCCATAAGGAATATATGACATAATTTCTCCTTTTTCGTTAATAAAACAAGAAATACCTGTATTTGCAGATCTAGCTATATATTTTCTATTTTCAATTGCTCTAATACGAGCATAATACATATGTTGTTTATGTCCTTGTGAGAACCCCCACCATCCATCATTAGTAATGATAACCATTAATTCTACATTTTTTTTTTTAAAAAAATTAGATACATATTCTCCAAAAACAGATTCATAACAAATGATAGGGGCTATTTTAATTCCTAAATAAGGATTTAGAAAAACAGAAGGATAATTTTCTTTTCCAAGTTCCATTACAGTTCCTCCAAAATTAAGTAATATATTTCCTAATATAGGTGAAAAAAATTTTTTATAAGGAAAAGTTTCCACTGCTGGTACTAATTTAGATTTATGATGAAATTCAATATCTTTATTAATTCCTATTTGAATCACAGAATTAAAAATATCTACCCATTGTATATTTTTTTTTTTCAAAAAAATAGGAGTAGAAGTTTTGCTTTTATTTTTATGATATAAAGTTATTAATTCCACTCCTGTTATAAATACTGTATTTGGAGATTTTTTTTTCAAGTAATTCTTGAATGAAAATATAATCTTATTTTTATTTATATCTTTTATCTGTATTTTATTTCCTTTTCCTGGAAATATAGTTTCGGGTGCGACGATAATCATAGATTTTTCAGATATTTTTTTATTTATTAATTTCTTTAATTTTGAAACTAATTTATCTGTTGAAAAAGAATATTTTTGATTATATGGATCTATATTGGGTTGCAAAATTAATACATTTGCGGTACGTTTATATTGACTTCCTTTATATTTTATATATATAAGATTTGAAATAAAAATCATGAAAAAAATTATTCCTATATTAAGAAATATTCTTTTATAGAATAATAAAATATTTTTATCAATATTATATTTAACAATGGATTCTGTAAATCCAATATTTACTATCCATATCCATATAGATCCTCCTAAAATTCCCGTATATTCATACCATTGAATCCATTCAGTACGACTAGCAAAACCATTTCCCAAATTGAGCCATGGCCAAGATAATTCCCACTCTAAATGCATTTTTTCGAATGAAATCCATAAACAAACTAAAAATATATATCCTATTTTTTTACTTTTTTCATATTTTTTAATCCATGAATAAAAAGAAAAAATAATTGACATGAAAAAAGCATTAAGTAACACAGGAATTAAAAAAGCTTCTACAGCAAAAGTTCCATTAGTTCTTTTTGAATAAGATAACCACCATGTGGAAATTACATTCCATGTTAAAAAAGTAATAAAAGAAAATAATAAAATAGAAAAAAAAGAATGATTCAAATAATTTTCTATATATAATAAAGGAATAAAAGCTATAAACAAATATATGGGATCCCCATCAGTAGGCCATCCTAATCCTAGTAAAAAACCTGAAAATATACTATATATAAAAAATTCAATTTTTTTTATGATATTTTAATAATTAAGTGGAGCTGGCGGGATTCGAACCCGCGTCCAAACAAGTAGCATAAAAGATTTCTACATATTTATCCAAAAAAAAATTTGATCCATTTTTATCCAAGTTTTGGATCCAGAATAAAAACTTAGATTCAAAATATAATTTCAGAAAACTTAAGAATCATTTGTTTTCCTATCCTTAATATTTTTGAGTATCTCTATATCAGAAATTATAAGGAAAAATTTCTGAGAGATATTTTGCTTCTGCATTTTTTGCAGACTCAGGCTATAATGTTTTAAACATTAATTAAGCAGCAAAAGCGTATTCTTTTTCGCCATTTATATGTTATGTAACGCTTTATTTTCGTGTAATACCTTACGTGACACGATATGCTTTCTTTTATTACTTATCTTGCTGTCAAATCCAAAATCAGCCCCTATCATATTAATTGGAATGAAATCATCTCAAATCAAACAGGTTTGATCTGATACATCCATTCTTATAAAGATAAATAATAAAACAGTAAAAGACCAAAGAGACGACCCTCCATAACTAAAAAAAGGTAAAACAATTCCTATTGTAGGAAAAAGACCCATAACCATCCCTAAATTAATAATAAGATGAATAAAAAGAATATTTCCAACTGAATAGCCAAAAATTCTTACGAAAGTATCTTTTTGTCTTTCAGATAAAAAATAAATACGACTAATAAATAATAAATAAAATATAATCAGAATCGCACTTCCTATAAAACCCCATTCTTCTCCTACTGTACAAAAAATATAATCAGTATGTTGTTCAGGTACAAATTTTCCTTTTGTAACAGTTCCTTTTTGATATCCTTTTCCAAAAAATTTTCCAGAACCAATAGCCGTTTTAGAATATAACAAATTATATCCTACATTATCCCTGTATTTTCTATCAAATTCATTTTGAAATAAAATATTGATTCTGTCTTTATGATGTTGTTTTAAAAATTTTTGAAAAAAAAATGGAGAAAAAATAGAAAAAATTGAAAAGCTAATGAATAAAAATATATAAAAAAATAAATCAATAAATGATGTTTTTTTCTTAAAAGAAAAGAAAAATGCGAAAATAATGAATAAAAATAAAACTATAATCCAAGGTGATAAATTTAAAGAAATCAAAAACAAAAAAATAGAAAATAAAAAATAAAGTATAAAAGATATGGATAAACCTTCTCTATATAAAGTGAGGATAAAAGAAGAAAAAACTATAGAAGAACCAGGATCAGGTTGTAAAAATATTAAGAAAGCAGGTAATACTAAGATAATAAATATATGTAATAATACTTTATTATTATTCTTTATATCCTCTTGACTCATAATATGAGCTATCATCAAAGATGTTGAAATTTTAGCTAGTTCAGATGGTTGAAAACTAATAGATCCAAAAACGTACCAAGATTTTGATCCATTTACATTTTTTCCTAAAAAAAATACTCCAATCAAAAGGAATAATGTAAACAAAAAGAAAAATGGAGTTATATGTTTATAATGAATAGGTTTAAATAAAAAAATAATAAATATGAAAACAAAACTTAATAATATCCATATTAATTGTTTTTCTGCTTTTTCTGGAGATACGGAATATAAATTCATACATCCAAAAAAAATCATAATAATGTAAATAATAATAACTCCCCAATCTATATTTCTAAACAATATTTTATTTCTCAATTTTTGTATAAGAATTATTTAATCTTTTCATTTTTGCTATTGAATTATATACTTTTTTAAGTCCTGAAGTCATTATTTTTGTTTCAAGATTTTTTCTATCGACATTATTCTTAATATACCTCTCTGCAATAAGACTAGCAATAGGTCCGGCCCAACGAGATCCAAATCCTCCATTTTCTATTATAACAGAAATAGCAATTTTTGGATCCTCTACTGGAGCAAACAATATAAAAATAGAATGATCAGGTAAAGAAACTATTTTATGATTAATTTTAATAAAATTTTGAGCGGTTCCTGTTTTTCCAGCCATTCTAATGTCAGATGACTTAAAATTTCTTCCAGTTCCAATCATGAAAACTTTTTCCATTCCATTAATAATTAAATCAAAATATTTACTTTTAACTTTAGTGTGTTTAGCAACAGTATAATTAGGATTGGATATAGGTTGGTGATTAATTCGTTTTACTATATGTGGAGTATAAAAAAAACCCCTATTTGCTATAGCACAAACCATATTAGCCAATTGTATAGGAGTAACATTGATTTCCCCTTGACCAATACTATTAGAAATAATTGTAATGGCATTCCATTTTGTTGTTCCATATTTTTTATTATAATAATCTCCAGAAGGAATTACTCCTTTTTCTCCTGTAGCTAAATCATTATATAAGTAATTTCCAAAACCAAAACTTTTTATAATATCACACCATTCATTAAGACCTTTTGTCAAATTTCTAGGATATTTTTCTATAACACGTTTATAAACTTGTGCAAAATAATTATTGCAAGAAACAGCAACAGCAGTTTCTATTCCTATAGGTAATCCATGAATTCCAGAATGACAATGAATTCTTTTTTTTCCATATTTAAATCCCTTATAGCATATAAAAGTTGTATTGGTATCTACTACCCCCATCTGAAGTCCTGCTAATTCAGTAAGTAATTTAAATGGAGAGGCAGGTGGATAACGAGCTTGTGTAGTTCGGTCAAATAAAGGATTATCTATTGTATCCTTTATTAATTTTTGAAATTCTTTAGAACGATTAATACCTACAAATAAATTAGGATTATTAATGGGACTAGATACCAAGGATAAAATTTCACCATTTTTAGGATTTATAGCGACTATTCCTCCTTTTTTTTGATACATAAGCTGTTCTGCATAATTTTGTAAATTCCAGTCTATAGTTAAAGAGATATCATTTCCACTTACAGCTTTAATATTATTTTTATTATTATTATAACTACCTATAATGCATCCTTTTCTGTCTCTAACCCAATACTTTACTCCTTTTTTCCCCCTCAAAGTTTTTTCATAAGATTTTTCTACTCCAGCCCAACCAATAAAATCCCCTATTTGATAATAATTAGATTCCTTTTTAATATCTTTTTGAGTGACTTCTCCTATATATCCTAAAACATTAGCTGAACTTTCTACTTTATAATCCCTAAGAGAACGTTTTGTCCAATCAAATCCTTTGTATTTATACAATTTTTCTTGTATTGTGGCAAATTTTTCCTTTGAAATAAAAGGTAAAAAAACAGATGGCAAATATTTAGAATAAGCTTTTGCTTTTTCTAAATTTTTAGAAAAAGTATTTTTTTCAATTCCTACAAGATTACAAAATTCCATAATATTAAAATGTTCATCTATAAGAATAGGAATAACTATTAACTCATAAATAGATTTATTAAAAACTAATAAATTATCATTTCTATCAAAAATTGATCCTCTTTCAGGAATAATAATTTCTTGTTTAATAGAAGTATTAAAAGCATTCAGAATATATTTCTCCGTATATATTTGTATATAAAATAGCCTAATTATAAAAATGACACCTACAAAACTCAATAAAATGTAAAACTTATATAATTTTTTCAATGTTTAATTTTTTTGAAAAAAAAATATATAATACATAAAATAGTTGTAAAAATACTGCTAAATATTGTTCTAAATAAAACAATTTGGTTTAAAATAGTTCCCTTCAATATTTCTAATATTAATAAAGAAAAATGATGTGTAACAACTAATGAAAATATATAAAGCGTTTTTCTAATAAAAGACAATTCATAAATAGAAAAATCATTCCTATTTATAAAATTTTTTCCATCAAAAAACTGTAGAAATTTGAGTCTTAAAAAAGCAGATAAAGTAGAAGAAAAAGCATGAATACCTCCAGAATTCATACAATGATCGATTACCCACCCTATTAAAAAGGATAATAATAAAAATAAAAATTTATTTTCATTATATGGATGTATTAATATAAAAATAATATATATATAAGAATAACATCCTAAAAATGAAGAATTTAATATTGATATTTGAATTAGAAAAATAAGAAAAATATAAAATACAGAAATAATAAAGCTTTTAATTAAATTCATTACTTATCTTCAACTTTATAAAGTTGAAGATCATTCCATTCTTTTTTGAATAAGTTTTTGACAACATAAGCATTTTCTATAGTAGAAAAATTGGCCATGAGTTTCACTTTTATAATATAATTAGCATTTTCCTCATCAAGTTTATAAGAATAAACTTTTCCAATCGGAATTCCTTCAGGAAAAGTAGCTGATTTTCCATCTGTTTCTACTATATCTCCTTTATATATAGTAGAATGTCTAGGAATATCATATAATACTACATATTCGTGATCCAATCCATCCCAACTAAGAGTTCCAAAATATTTATTTTTTTTTAGCCTGGCATTAACTTTAATTTTTGGATTTAAAAGAGAAATTGCTATACTAAAATGTGTAGAAGTTTTTATAATAATACCTGCAATTCCATTAGATAATATTATTCCCATATCTGATTTGATTCCATCTATACTTCCTTTATTAATAGTTATATAATTTTCTTGTTCATGAATACTATTATTTATAATTTGTACTGGAGTAAAAGTATACTGTTGTAAATAATTAATGTCTTCTTTATTAAAATCTTTAGATATTTTTCTTATTTTATATAATATTTGAGCATCACGTAATCTTTTATTTTCATTCAGAAGTTTTTTATTTTCAATTTCTAACAAAAAATAACTACGTA contains:
- the rodA gene encoding rod shape-determining protein RodA — its product is MIFFGCMNLYSVSPEKAEKQLIWILLSFVFIFIIFLFKPIHYKHITPFFFLFTLFLLIGVFFLGKNVNGSKSWYVFGSISFQPSELAKISTSLMIAHIMSQEDIKNNNKVLLHIFIILVLPAFLIFLQPDPGSSIVFSSFILTLYREGLSISFILYFLFSIFLFLISLNLSPWIIVLFLFIIFAFFFSFKKKTSFIDLFFYIFLFISFSIFSIFSPFFFQKFLKQHHKDRINILFQNEFDRKYRDNVGYNLLYSKTAIGSGKFFGKGYQKGTVTKGKFVPEQHTDYIFCTVGEEWGFIGSAILIIFYLLFISRIYFLSERQKDTFVRIFGYSVGNILFIHLIINLGMVMGLFPTIGIVLPFFSYGGSSLWSFTVLLFIFIRMDVSDQTCLI
- the mrdA gene encoding penicillin-binding protein 2; its protein translation is MKKLYKFYILLSFVGVIFIIRLFYIQIYTEKYILNAFNTSIKQEIIIPERGSIFDRNDNLLVFNKSIYELIVIPILIDEHFNIMEFCNLVGIEKNTFSKNLEKAKAYSKYLPSVFLPFISKEKFATIQEKLYKYKGFDWTKRSLRDYKVESSANVLGYIGEVTQKDIKKESNYYQIGDFIGWAGVEKSYEKTLRGKKGVKYWVRDRKGCIIGSYNNNKNNIKAVSGNDISLTIDWNLQNYAEQLMYQKKGGIVAINPKNGEILSLVSSPINNPNLFVGINRSKEFQKLIKDTIDNPLFDRTTQARYPPASPFKLLTELAGLQMGVVDTNTTFICYKGFKYGKKRIHCHSGIHGLPIGIETAVAVSCNNYFAQVYKRVIEKYPRNLTKGLNEWCDIIKSFGFGNYLYNDLATGEKGVIPSGDYYNKKYGTTKWNAITIISNSIGQGEINVTPIQLANMVCAIANRGFFYTPHIVKRINHQPISNPNYTVAKHTKVKSKYFDLIINGMEKVFMIGTGRNFKSSDIRMAGKTGTAQNFIKINHKIVSLPDHSIFILFAPVEDPKIAISVIIENGGFGSRWAGPIASLIAERYIKNNVDRKNLETKIMTSGLKKVYNSIAKMKRLNNSYTKIEK
- a CDS encoding dihydrolipoamide acetyltransferase family protein; amino-acid sequence: MAEYNLTLPAMGESIAEATIIRWLKEEGDPIKKEDLLVEIATDKVDSEISSPVNGILKKKLFSPNEVAKVGSFIAILETEEKFSLELEDLTIIEKNKKRFYSPLVRTIAHREGISFYELETIEGTGDKGRVTKKDILKYIHIKKNRIIIPKYEYDRILFSCNNNKNTNHNQKEEVIEMDRMRRITAEHMMNSKNISAHVTSFVEADVTNIVKWREKIKDTFQKNTGEKLTLMSVFVECVVKAIKDHPMINISVNGTNIIKKRNIHIGLATALPNGNLIVPVIKNADSYNLVGLIKIINDLIKRAKSNQLKPEETQGGTYTISNIGSFGNLFGTPIIHQPQVAIMAIGLIQKKLSIIETPDGDIIGIRHKIYLSHSYDHRVIDGVLGGCFAKKVALYLEKFNCYIKI
- a CDS encoding inorganic diphosphatase is translated as MKFSFDALIEIPKGSRNKYEFDKKNNLIRLDRVLYSPMSYPTDYGFIPKTLSMDGDPLDVLVFLTEPTIPGCLIEVKPIGIFFMTDEKGEDEKIICVPVADPNYNRINDIDEIALHTKKEIEHFFLVYKDLENKKVKIGNWKNRKEAISVYQQSCLRYQNHLTQM
- the lnt gene encoding apolipoprotein N-acyltransferase, which encodes MFIAFIPLLYIENYLNHSFFSILLFSFITFLTWNVISTWWLSYSKRTNGTFAVEAFLIPVLLNAFFMSIIFSFYSWIKKYEKSKKIGYIFLVCLWISFEKMHLEWELSWPWLNLGNGFASRTEWIQWYEYTGILGGSIWIWIVNIGFTESIVKYNIDKNILLFYKRIFLNIGIIFFMIFISNLIYIKYKGSQYKRTANVLILQPNIDPYNQKYSFSTDKLVSKLKKLINKKISEKSMIIVAPETIFPGKGNKIQIKDINKNKIIFSFKNYLKKKSPNTVFITGVELITLYHKNKSKTSTPIFLKKKNIQWVDIFNSVIQIGINKDIEFHHKSKLVPAVETFPYKKFFSPILGNILLNFGGTVMELGKENYPSVFLNPYLGIKIAPIICYESVFGEYVSNFFKKKNVELMVIITNDGWWGFSQGHKQHMYYARIRAIENRKYIARSANTGISCFINEKGEIMSYIPYGKEGFLYNKIYLNDKKTFYIKHGDFLSKISLLTIIIILLYTLTYNIISSKKCAINKLKP
- the mreC gene encoding rod shape-determining protein MreC, with product MREFFNYFFKWRFFIFFFLLEFTAIFFSFSNSKFHQYIYAGSSNFMIGKVYETIYKLRSYFLLEIENKKLLNENKRLRDAQILYKIRKISKDFNKEDINYLQQYTFTPVQIINNSIHEQENYITINKGSIDGIKSDMGIILSNGIAGIIIKTSTHFSIAISLLNPKIKVNARLKKNKYFGTLSWDGLDHEYVVLYDIPRHSTIYKGDIVETDGKSATFPEGIPIGKVYSYKLDEENANYIIKVKLMANFSTIENAYVVKNLFKKEWNDLQLYKVEDK
- a CDS encoding NAD(P)H-hydrate dehydratase — protein: MKILSLNQIRKADQYCIDSELISPIQLMERAAKSCFDWIIHNKYFKIRKIPFIVLVGNGNNGGDGLYLSYMLHLYGAIVSVYAVNISNHFSNEFLINKHKILQHKITFKTIYKGEKFPFLNQKSYLIDAIFGIGFNREINQYWKSFFHYINEKKFLAVISIDIPSGLFMEKNNEDFKGIIKATHTLTFQVPKLPFLLPKYADYVGKWYLINIGWKNDFFRKIQTQNFYVDNVYIHAIYKKKVRKKFSHKGNYGHGIIIGGSFGMIGSIILSATASFRTGIGKLSVYVPYCGYQIIQNALPEAIVNTDEKKYCISNIVISNDNINAIGIGMGMGIHPKTVYALESFLLKKKKIPMVIDADAINILSYQLQLLDLLPEGTILTPHPKEFQKLCKKLWKNDYEKLYLLKEMSTKYKIFIVLKGAYSVISTPNGNLYFNSTGNAGMATAGSGDVLTGMIMSLLSQGYSPEESCIMGVYLHGLSGDIASKKLSEEAIIANDIINHIGEAFLKIKA